From a region of the Jatrophihabitans sp. genome:
- the leuD gene encoding 3-isopropylmalate dehydratase small subunit — translation MDKFTVHTGRAVPLRRSNVDTDQIIPAVYLKRVTRTGFSDGLFQAWRADEPDFVLNQQRYAGASVLVAGPDFGTGSSREHAVWALWDYGFRVVISPRFADIFRGNSLKAGLLTVVLPEKTVQRLLDDICDDPRIEVTVDLPERQVRWPGEVHGFELDDYTRWRLLEGLDDIAVTLRDTAAIDRYEQGRRPWLPVARQG, via the coding sequence ATGGACAAGTTCACCGTGCACACCGGCCGGGCAGTGCCGTTGCGGCGAAGCAATGTCGACACCGATCAGATCATCCCCGCCGTCTACCTCAAGCGGGTCACCAGAACCGGCTTCTCCGACGGGCTCTTTCAGGCCTGGCGGGCCGACGAGCCTGACTTCGTCCTGAACCAGCAACGCTATGCGGGCGCGTCGGTGCTGGTCGCCGGTCCGGACTTCGGCACCGGCTCATCGCGGGAGCACGCCGTGTGGGCGCTCTGGGACTACGGCTTCCGGGTGGTGATCTCACCACGTTTCGCCGATATCTTCCGGGGCAATTCGCTCAAGGCCGGACTGTTGACCGTGGTGCTGCCGGAGAAGACCGTCCAGCGGCTGCTCGATGACATCTGCGACGATCCACGGATCGAGGTCACCGTCGACCTGCCGGAGCGGCAGGTGCGCTGGCCTGGTGAGGTGCACGGGTTCGAACTCGATGACTACACCCGCTGGCGGCTGCTCGAAGGCTTGGACGACATCGCGGTGACGTTGCGCGACACCGCGGCAATCGACCGCTATGAACAAGGTCGCAGACCGTGGTTGCCGGTGGCGCGGCAGGGCTGA
- a CDS encoding HU family DNA-binding protein, with amino-acid sequence MNKVADRGCRWRGRAEPARIARRAPPRGVRVRRARSDSACDTSRLRCFWSNHALPFLREGWPRWPTGVLGGHVNKAQFIEALATRLGSDKKAAGNALDAVLDEIYSVVVKGEKLALTGFGSFEKRDRGARVARNPATGASVRVKKTSVPAFRAGAEFKAVVSGAKKLPKPAKKAAAAVKATPARRSAAAPGGSSASNGASGGNATPGKASATKATTSKATGAKAAATKTAPAKSAATKAAPAKRPAAKASASGAAKSAPASKATAGKATAGKATTGKATASKATAGKATAGKATAGKATAGKATAAKATAAPNGAGEPAKKTARRAPAKRSG; translated from the coding sequence ATGAACAAGGTCGCAGACCGTGGTTGCCGGTGGCGCGGCAGGGCTGAGCCGGCTCGGATCGCCCGCCGCGCGCCCCCGCGCGGAGTGCGGGTTCGCCGCGCGCGGTCAGATAGTGCTTGCGACACAAGCCGATTGCGTTGTTTCTGGAGCAACCACGCCTTACCGTTCCTGCGGGAGGGTTGGCCACGGTGGCCGACCGGCGTCCTGGGAGGACACGTGAACAAGGCTCAGTTCATCGAGGCGCTGGCAACTCGTCTCGGCTCCGACAAGAAGGCGGCCGGTAACGCACTCGACGCCGTGCTCGATGAGATCTACTCCGTCGTGGTCAAGGGCGAGAAGCTGGCGCTGACCGGGTTCGGCTCGTTCGAGAAGCGAGACCGTGGGGCTCGGGTCGCGCGCAACCCCGCGACCGGGGCCAGCGTCCGGGTCAAGAAGACCTCGGTGCCCGCATTCCGGGCAGGCGCTGAATTCAAGGCCGTGGTCAGTGGCGCGAAGAAGCTGCCCAAGCCGGCCAAGAAGGCTGCCGCGGCTGTCAAGGCCACTCCGGCCAGGCGAAGCGCCGCCGCCCCGGGAGGCAGCTCGGCGAGCAACGGCGCCTCGGGCGGCAACGCCACCCCCGGCAAGGCGAGCGCCACCAAGGCAACCACGAGCAAGGCAACCGGCGCCAAGGCGGCCGCTACCAAGACGGCTCCGGCGAAGTCGGCAGCCACCAAGGCAGCACCGGCGAAGCGGCCCGCCGCCAAGGCGAGCGCGTCGGGCGCCGCCAAGTCCGCACCGGCCAGCAAGGCGACCGCGGGCAAGGCGACTGCCGGTAAAGCCACTACCGGCAAGGCCACCGCCAGTAAAGCCACCGCCGGTAAAGCCACCGCCGGCAAGGCCACTGCCGGCAAGGCCACTGCCGGTAAGGCGACCGCTGCCAAGGCGACGGCCGCTCCGAACGGCGCCGGCGAGCCGGCCAAGAAGACGGCCAGGCGCGCTCCCGCCAAGCGCTCCGGCTGA
- a CDS encoding NUDIX domain-containing protein: protein MNGTVQGQATPAAGGVLWRQDDDRLQVAVVHRPRYEDWTLPKGKLHSGEHPLLAAVREVEEETGAEVEVGRRLSSVEYPFGDDAIKRVSYWAMRYRGGEHVAGNEVDQLRWATVAEATQQLSYPADRGVLADFARLPVPTRTLLLLRHARAGKRSAFSGDDRLRPLDKAGRRQAREAVPVLAAFHPRQLLAADRVRCEQSVQPLAEHLGLPVLSAPTLSDEAYNKEPDAGRATVREALEQPGTTVICSQGETIPALLKQLGAPGAPYPTRKGSLWVLSIADRGVIAADYYPRLGT from the coding sequence GTGAACGGCACGGTCCAGGGCCAAGCCACTCCCGCGGCCGGCGGGGTGTTGTGGCGCCAGGACGATGACCGGCTGCAGGTGGCGGTGGTGCACCGGCCCCGCTACGAGGATTGGACGTTGCCCAAGGGCAAGCTGCACTCCGGTGAGCATCCGCTGCTGGCTGCCGTCCGAGAGGTCGAGGAGGAGACCGGCGCCGAGGTCGAGGTCGGCCGGCGGCTGTCCTCGGTGGAGTACCCGTTCGGCGACGATGCGATCAAGCGGGTCTCCTACTGGGCGATGCGCTATCGCGGCGGCGAGCACGTCGCCGGAAACGAGGTCGATCAGCTGCGCTGGGCCACGGTGGCCGAGGCGACCCAGCAGCTGAGCTACCCGGCCGATCGCGGTGTGCTGGCCGACTTCGCCCGGCTGCCCGTCCCCACCAGGACCCTGCTGCTGCTCCGCCATGCCAGGGCCGGCAAGCGATCCGCGTTCAGCGGCGATGACCGGTTACGGCCGCTGGACAAGGCCGGGCGCAGGCAGGCCCGCGAGGCGGTGCCGGTGCTGGCGGCATTCCATCCGCGGCAGCTGCTGGCCGCGGACCGGGTGCGCTGCGAGCAGAGCGTCCAGCCGCTGGCCGAGCACCTGGGCCTGCCGGTGCTCAGCGCGCCCACGTTGTCGGATGAGGCTTATAACAAGGAGCCCGACGCCGGCCGGGCAACCGTGCGGGAGGCGTTGGAGCAGCCGGGCACGACGGTGATCTGCAGCCAGGGCGAGACGATTCCGGCGCTGCTGAAGCAACTCGGCGCACCTGGCGCGCCGTATCCGACGCGCAAGGGATCGTTATGGGTGCTGTCGATCGCTGATCGCGGCGTGATCGCGGCCGACTACTACCCGCGGCTCGGCACCTGA
- a CDS encoding RNA degradosome polyphosphate kinase, with the protein MTETLATPESAESPESAESAESTAEESTAGSAAPADQDQDQLPEGRFSNREMSWLNFNARVLALAEDRRQPLLERMKFLAIFASNLDEFYMVRVAGLKRRLEMGLGVRAPDGLTTRESLVLIGERSRELVARHARCFSSDIEPALAAEGIRILSWEHLDADQQQELTQYFHSKIFPVLTPLAVDPAHPFPYISGLSLNLAVLVREPGSELDKFARVKVPNNVARFVTVRKTSEEAGFLPIEELIAAHLSALFPGMQIVQHHLFRVTRNTDFEVDEDRDEDLLQALERELVRRRFGPAVRLEVAENIADEVLDLLTSEIDVQPEEVLRVPGLLDLTSLWQVYDVDRPALKEKPFVPATHPRFVDGETPKSVFATLRDGDVLVHHPYESFATSVQRFIEQAAADPNVLAIKQTLYRTSGDSPIVDALIDAAQAGKQVMALVEIKARFDEQANIKWARALERAGCHVVYGLVGLKTHCKTSLVVRQEGGSLRRYAHIGTGNYHPKTARLYEDLGLFTADERICADLTDLFNVLTGYSRQTEYRTLLVAPQGLRPGLLTRIEREIDNAKAGKSAHIQIKCNHLVDETLIDALYRASAAGVKVELMVRTFCTIKAGVPGLSENITVRSILGRFLEHSRIFYVANDGDPEYWIGSADLMHRNLDRRVEVLTQVTGSNAEQLRATLDLAFDPDTTAWELQADDQWVRRGGGRSVDYQQVLLTRLAARGA; encoded by the coding sequence ATGACCGAAACACTTGCCACCCCGGAGTCCGCAGAGTCCCCGGAGTCCGCAGAGTCCGCAGAGTCCACGGCCGAAGAGTCCACGGCCGGCTCGGCTGCGCCAGCGGACCAGGACCAGGACCAGCTGCCGGAGGGCCGGTTCTCCAACCGCGAGATGTCCTGGCTGAACTTCAACGCCAGGGTGCTGGCGCTGGCCGAGGACCGGCGGCAGCCGCTGCTGGAGCGGATGAAGTTCCTGGCGATCTTCGCCAGCAACCTCGACGAGTTCTACATGGTGCGGGTGGCGGGGCTGAAACGGCGGCTGGAGATGGGGCTGGGGGTCCGCGCGCCGGACGGGCTCACCACCCGGGAGTCGCTGGTGCTGATCGGTGAGCGCAGCCGCGAGCTGGTGGCCCGGCATGCCCGCTGCTTCAGCTCCGACATCGAGCCGGCGCTGGCCGCCGAGGGAATCCGGATCCTGAGCTGGGAACACCTGGACGCCGACCAGCAGCAGGAGTTGACGCAGTACTTCCACTCCAAGATCTTTCCAGTGCTCACCCCGCTGGCGGTCGACCCGGCGCACCCGTTCCCCTACATCTCCGGGCTCTCGCTCAACCTGGCGGTGCTGGTCCGCGAGCCCGGATCCGAGCTGGACAAGTTCGCCCGGGTGAAGGTGCCCAACAACGTGGCGCGGTTCGTGACGGTGCGCAAGACCTCCGAGGAGGCCGGATTCCTGCCCATCGAGGAGCTGATCGCGGCGCACCTGTCCGCGCTGTTCCCGGGCATGCAGATCGTCCAGCACCACCTCTTCCGGGTCACCCGCAACACCGACTTCGAGGTCGACGAGGACCGCGACGAGGACCTGCTGCAGGCTCTGGAGCGCGAACTCGTCCGGCGCCGGTTCGGCCCGGCGGTCCGGCTCGAAGTAGCCGAGAACATCGCCGACGAGGTGCTCGACCTGCTGACCAGCGAGATCGACGTCCAGCCCGAAGAGGTACTGCGGGTACCGGGTCTGCTCGACCTCACCTCGTTGTGGCAGGTCTATGACGTGGACCGGCCGGCGTTGAAGGAGAAGCCGTTCGTGCCGGCCACCCATCCGCGCTTCGTCGACGGCGAGACGCCGAAGTCGGTGTTCGCCACCCTGCGCGACGGCGACGTGCTGGTGCACCATCCCTACGAGTCCTTCGCCACCAGCGTGCAGCGCTTCATCGAGCAGGCCGCGGCCGATCCCAATGTGCTCGCCATCAAGCAGACGCTGTACCGCACCTCCGGTGACTCGCCGATCGTGGACGCGTTGATCGACGCCGCCCAGGCCGGCAAGCAGGTGATGGCGCTGGTCGAGATCAAGGCGCGTTTCGACGAGCAGGCCAACATCAAGTGGGCCAGGGCGCTGGAGCGCGCCGGCTGCCACGTCGTCTACGGGCTGGTGGGGCTCAAGACGCACTGCAAGACCTCGCTGGTGGTACGCCAGGAAGGTGGCTCGCTGCGCCGCTACGCCCATATCGGCACCGGCAACTACCACCCCAAGACCGCGCGGCTGTACGAGGATCTGGGGCTGTTCACCGCCGATGAGAGGATCTGCGCGGACCTGACCGACCTGTTCAACGTGCTGACCGGCTACTCGCGCCAGACCGAGTACCGGACGCTGCTGGTCGCTCCGCAGGGACTGCGGCCGGGGCTGCTGACGCGGATCGAGCGAGAGATCGACAACGCCAAGGCCGGCAAGAGCGCGCACATCCAGATCAAGTGCAATCACCTGGTGGACGAGACCCTGATCGACGCGCTGTACCGGGCCTCGGCGGCCGGGGTGAAGGTCGAGTTGATGGTGCGGACCTTCTGCACCATCAAGGCCGGAGTCCCCGGGCTGAGCGAGAACATCACGGTGCGCTCGATACTCGGCAGGTTCCTGGAGCACTCCCGGATCTTCTACGTGGCCAACGACGGCGATCCCGAGTACTGGATCGGCTCGGCCGACCTGATGCACCGCAACCTCGATCGGCGGGTGGAGGTGCTCACCCAGGTCACCGGCAGCAACGCCGAGCAGTTGCGCGCGACGCTGGATCTGGCCTTCGACCCCGACACCACTGCCTGGGAATTGCAGGCCGATGACCAGTGGGTGCGTCGCGGCGGAGGGAGATCGGTGGACTACCAGCAGGTGCTGCTCACGCGGTTGGCCGCGCGGGGCGCGTGA
- the cofC gene encoding 2-phospho-L-lactate guanylyltransferase: protein MQWRVLVPIKHSTLAKTRLRAATSEQAQHAELVRAIQLDTLDAVLALRTHPLLGGLFVVTGPDPAQPAPALPAGIEILPDAGGGLNPALEAAAAELSRRFPADGVVAMVGDLPALRAADLLAVLHQAPAVGRSFVRDVDGSGTTLLAAGPRSRLMPLFGPDSARRHLASGARELDAAASLRCDVDSAADLRRCLELGVGMLTSQLVAGLV, encoded by the coding sequence GTGCAATGGCGAGTTCTGGTTCCGATCAAGCACTCGACGCTGGCCAAGACCCGGCTGCGCGCCGCCACCTCGGAGCAGGCTCAGCACGCCGAACTGGTCCGGGCCATCCAGCTCGACACCCTGGACGCGGTGCTCGCCCTGCGCACCCATCCGTTGCTGGGTGGGTTGTTCGTGGTCACCGGCCCGGACCCCGCTCAGCCGGCTCCGGCGCTGCCGGCCGGGATCGAGATCCTTCCCGACGCCGGCGGCGGTCTGAACCCGGCGCTGGAAGCGGCCGCTGCCGAGCTGAGCCGGCGCTTTCCGGCCGACGGCGTGGTGGCGATGGTCGGTGACCTGCCGGCGTTGCGGGCCGCAGATCTGCTGGCGGTGCTGCATCAGGCGCCGGCCGTCGGGCGCAGCTTCGTCCGCGACGTCGACGGCAGCGGCACCACGCTGCTGGCCGCCGGGCCGCGTTCGCGGTTGATGCCGCTGTTCGGCCCGGACTCGGCGCGCCGGCACCTGGCCTCCGGCGCCCGGGAGCTGGACGCGGCGGCCAGCCTGCGCTGCGACGTGGACTCGGCAGCGGACCTGCGGCGGTGCCTGGAACTGGGCGTCGGGATGCTGACCTCGCAGCTGGTGGCCGGCCTGGTCTGA
- a CDS encoding lysophospholipid acyltransferase family protein: MRFAVILVYPTISLLFRRRWAGLDRIPATGPAIVAVNHISYADPLIFARFIWDAGRVPRFLAKISLFQLPFPLGRIVTGAGQIPVRRDTADAAQALQAAVEALGRGEVVLIYPEGTVTRDPDFWPMQAKTGVARLALLAPGVPVVPVGQWGAQRFLDVYSRRFRPWPRKQVTIWAGPPVDLSDFAGSAPDSEVLHQMTDRVMLAIRDLVAEIRGEQPPAEFYQRPVAGQLASRPRRRLSGRGRR; the protein is encoded by the coding sequence ATGAGGTTCGCCGTGATCCTGGTCTACCCGACGATCAGCCTGCTGTTCCGGCGGCGTTGGGCCGGCCTGGACCGGATTCCGGCAACCGGGCCTGCCATCGTGGCGGTCAACCACATCTCCTACGCCGACCCGCTGATCTTCGCCCGGTTCATCTGGGACGCCGGCCGGGTGCCGCGGTTCCTGGCCAAGATCAGCCTGTTCCAGTTGCCGTTCCCGCTGGGCCGGATCGTCACCGGGGCCGGTCAGATCCCGGTGCGTCGCGACACGGCTGACGCTGCCCAGGCGCTGCAGGCCGCCGTGGAGGCGCTGGGGCGTGGCGAGGTCGTGCTGATCTACCCAGAGGGCACCGTGACCAGGGATCCCGACTTCTGGCCGATGCAGGCCAAGACCGGAGTGGCCCGGCTGGCGCTGCTGGCGCCCGGCGTGCCGGTGGTGCCGGTGGGCCAGTGGGGCGCCCAGCGGTTCCTCGACGTCTACTCGCGCCGGTTCCGGCCCTGGCCGCGCAAGCAGGTCACGATCTGGGCCGGTCCGCCGGTGGACCTGTCCGACTTCGCCGGCAGCGCGCCGGACTCGGAGGTGCTGCACCAGATGACTGACCGGGTGATGCTGGCGATCCGTGACCTGGTGGCCGAGATCCGCGGCGAGCAGCCGCCGGCCGAGTTCTACCAGCGGCCGGTCGCCGGCCAGCTCGCCTCCCGCCCGCGACGGCGGCTCAGCGGCCGGGGCCGTCGATGA
- a CDS encoding NAD(P)H-dependent glycerol-3-phosphate dehydrogenase, whose product MTRAAVLGSGSWGTAFAKVLVDAGTDTVMWARRPELARTISREHVNPDYLAGLALPPSLRATADAAEALDGADLVVLAIPSQALRENLAGWTDLIPSEATLVSLMKGIELGTVKRMSEVISEVAGAEAARVAVVSGPNLAREIALEQPTATVVACTDTDRGALVQQACSAPYFRPYTNIDVVGTELGGAVKNVIALACGMAAGMGFGNNTIASLITRGLAETSRLGLALGADPVTFAGLAGLGDLVATCASPLSRNRSFGERLGKGESLEQAQQATHGQVAEGVKSCRSVLELASRHGIDVPITRVMDSVCYGSLAPVDAARLLMSRSTKSE is encoded by the coding sequence ATGACCCGCGCCGCGGTGCTGGGCTCCGGCTCATGGGGAACCGCGTTCGCCAAGGTGCTCGTCGACGCCGGCACCGACACCGTGATGTGGGCCCGCCGGCCGGAGCTGGCCCGGACCATCAGCCGCGAGCACGTCAATCCCGACTACCTGGCCGGGCTGGCCCTGCCGCCGTCGCTGCGGGCCACCGCCGACGCGGCCGAGGCATTGGACGGCGCGGACCTGGTGGTGCTGGCGATCCCGTCCCAGGCGCTGCGGGAGAACCTGGCCGGCTGGACCGACCTGATCCCGTCCGAGGCGACCCTGGTGAGCCTGATGAAGGGCATCGAGCTGGGCACCGTCAAGCGGATGAGCGAGGTGATCAGCGAGGTGGCCGGGGCCGAGGCCGCCCGGGTGGCGGTGGTGTCGGGACCGAACCTGGCGCGCGAGATCGCCCTGGAGCAGCCCACCGCGACGGTGGTGGCGTGCACCGACACCGACCGCGGCGCCCTGGTGCAGCAGGCCTGCAGCGCCCCGTACTTCCGGCCCTACACCAACATCGACGTGGTCGGCACCGAGCTGGGCGGGGCGGTGAAGAACGTCATCGCGCTGGCCTGCGGGATGGCCGCCGGAATGGGCTTCGGAAACAACACCATCGCCTCGCTGATCACCCGCGGGCTGGCTGAGACGTCCCGGCTCGGGCTGGCGCTCGGCGCTGACCCGGTGACCTTCGCCGGGCTGGCCGGGCTGGGGGACCTGGTGGCCACCTGCGCCTCGCCGCTTTCGCGCAACCGCAGCTTCGGCGAGCGGCTGGGCAAGGGCGAGAGCCTGGAGCAGGCCCAGCAGGCCACCCACGGCCAGGTCGCCGAAGGGGTGAAGTCCTGCCGGTCGGTGCTGGAACTGGCCAGCCGGCACGGGATCGACGTTCCGATCACCCGGGTGATGGACTCCGTCTGCTACGGCAGCCTCGCGCCGGTGGACGCGGCCCGGCTGCTGATGAGCCGCTCCACCAAGAGCGAGTAG
- a CDS encoding D-alanine--D-alanine ligase family protein — translation MASRIRIAVVYGGRSSEHPISVLSAGSVLDALDPAKYEVLTLGITRAGGWVRTDIEPRNLQIAGQVLPEVESGGADIAVRPGSGEVAVFDAASAIAVLDSVDLVFPVLHGAYGEDGTIQGLLEMAGVGYVGSGVLASAAAMDKAFAKTMLRAAGLDVGHYLVLRPGEPVDDRELEQLGLPVFVKPARAGSSIGISKVRGYDELPAALKLAFEHDSKVLIEAAVMGREIECGVLQDADGSVSASLPAEIRLRPDFDWYSFEAKYLEDASEFDIPADVGADAVRAIQDASCRAFRALDCAGLARVDFFLQRDGRLVVNEVNTMPGFTAISMYPKMWAETGVSYPELLDRLIATALKQRQG, via the coding sequence ATGGCGTCACGGATACGGATCGCTGTCGTCTATGGCGGGCGCAGCAGCGAGCACCCGATCTCGGTGCTCAGCGCCGGCAGCGTGCTGGACGCCCTGGACCCGGCCAAGTACGAGGTGCTGACCCTGGGCATCACCAGGGCCGGCGGCTGGGTGCGCACCGACATCGAGCCGCGGAACTTGCAGATCGCCGGCCAGGTGCTGCCCGAGGTGGAGTCCGGCGGCGCTGACATCGCCGTGCGGCCCGGCAGCGGCGAGGTGGCCGTCTTCGACGCGGCGTCGGCGATCGCCGTCCTGGACAGCGTCGACCTGGTCTTTCCCGTGCTGCACGGGGCATACGGCGAGGACGGCACGATCCAGGGGCTGCTGGAGATGGCCGGCGTCGGTTACGTCGGCTCCGGGGTGCTGGCCAGCGCGGCGGCGATGGACAAGGCGTTCGCCAAGACCATGCTGCGGGCGGCCGGGCTGGATGTCGGGCACTACCTGGTGCTCAGGCCCGGCGAGCCGGTCGATGACCGTGAGCTGGAGCAGCTGGGCCTGCCGGTCTTCGTCAAGCCCGCCCGGGCCGGTTCCAGCATCGGGATCTCCAAGGTCCGCGGCTATGACGAGCTGCCGGCCGCACTGAAGCTGGCCTTCGAGCACGACTCGAAGGTGCTGATCGAGGCGGCCGTGATGGGCCGTGAGATCGAGTGCGGGGTGCTGCAGGACGCCGACGGCTCCGTCTCGGCCTCGCTGCCCGCCGAGATCCGGTTGCGCCCGGACTTCGACTGGTACAGCTTCGAGGCCAAGTACCTCGAGGACGCCTCGGAGTTCGACATTCCCGCCGACGTCGGCGCCGACGCCGTCCGGGCCATCCAGGACGCGTCCTGCCGGGCGTTCCGGGCGCTGGACTGCGCGGGGTTGGCGCGGGTCGACTTCTTCTTGCAGCGCGACGGCCGGCTCGTGGTCAACGAGGTGAACACCATGCCGGGATTCACCGCCATCTCGATGTATCCCAAGATGTGGGCAGAGACCGGCGTCAGCTACCCGGAGCTGCTGGACCGGCTGATCGCGACCGCGCTGAAGCAGCGCCAGGGCTGA
- a CDS encoding DUF3515 family protein: MIATAIAAPLTVVLAFLLTAGHSDEPEPAPSDGVLPAVTVPAPPKPDAATEAACVKVFAKLPVQLGQLAPRRTDTDSSFVAAWGEPAVVVRCGVAKPAVFGTAEAAQLVEVNSVLWQPDPQRDRTVYTTVDRSVYIDVTVLAGADQPLPLLAPAVSELPARCTASDAAGNPGAKLPICSADR; the protein is encoded by the coding sequence GTGATCGCCACCGCGATCGCGGCCCCGCTGACGGTCGTGCTGGCGTTCCTGCTGACCGCCGGGCACTCCGATGAGCCCGAGCCGGCCCCGTCGGACGGGGTGCTGCCGGCCGTGACCGTGCCGGCCCCGCCGAAGCCGGACGCCGCCACCGAGGCCGCCTGCGTCAAGGTGTTCGCCAAGCTGCCGGTGCAGCTGGGGCAGCTGGCGCCCCGCCGGACCGACACCGACTCCTCCTTCGTCGCCGCCTGGGGTGAGCCGGCCGTGGTGGTGCGCTGCGGGGTCGCCAAGCCGGCGGTGTTCGGCACTGCGGAGGCCGCCCAGCTGGTGGAGGTCAACTCGGTCCTGTGGCAACCCGATCCGCAACGGGACCGGACGGTCTACACCACGGTCGACCGCAGCGTCTACATCGACGTCACGGTGCTGGCCGGCGCCGATCAGCCGTTGCCGTTGCTGGCTCCGGCGGTGTCGGAGCTGCCGGCGCGATGCACCGCCTCGGACGCGGCGGGCAATCCCGGGGCCAAGCTGCCGATCTGCAGCGCCGACCGCTGA
- a CDS encoding Lrp/AsnC ligand binding domain-containing protein → MPDTVNAYILIQTEVGKAASVAQEIAELQGVTMAEDVTGPYDVIVRAEATSMDELGRMVVARVQGVAGITRTLTCPVVHI, encoded by the coding sequence GTGCCAGATACGGTGAACGCCTACATTCTCATCCAGACCGAGGTCGGCAAGGCCGCCTCGGTGGCGCAGGAGATCGCCGAGCTCCAGGGCGTCACGATGGCCGAGGACGTCACCGGCCCCTACGACGTGATCGTGCGCGCCGAAGCGACCAGCATGGACGAGCTGGGCCGGATGGTGGTGGCCCGGGTGCAGGGCGTCGCGGGCATCACCCGCACCCTGACCTGCCCGGTGGTCCATATCTAG
- a CDS encoding thiamine-phosphate kinase, whose amino-acid sequence MEPAPGANLVVPAGGVHRTHWRLVEISEPRTVADLGEFGLIRRITTALAPAESALVGPGDDAAVLSCPDGRVVASTDLLIENRHFRRDWSTANDIGHKAAARNFADIVAMGAQPKALLVGLASPPELELSWLDSLLAGFAEECAEVGAAVVGGDVSAADSVLLAVTALGDLQGREPVRLSGAKPGNVVAVTGRLGWAAAGYAVLSRGFRSPVQVVNAHRRPEPPYQEGVRAAELGATAMTDVSDGLVQDLGQLAEASGVRIELRRDALEPAAKLRDVSSALNTDPMMWVLGGGDDYALVATFPNDTRLPDSWKVIGMVNEGSGVRVDGLRWAHAGHQHFR is encoded by the coding sequence ATGGAGCCCGCGCCTGGCGCGAACCTGGTCGTCCCGGCCGGAGGAGTACACCGCACGCACTGGAGGCTGGTCGAAATTTCTGAGCCGAGAACGGTCGCTGACCTGGGTGAGTTCGGCCTGATCCGGCGGATCACCACCGCGCTGGCGCCGGCCGAGTCAGCCCTGGTGGGGCCCGGTGACGACGCCGCGGTGCTGTCCTGCCCCGATGGGCGGGTGGTGGCCTCGACCGACCTGCTGATCGAGAACCGGCACTTCCGCCGGGACTGGTCGACCGCCAACGACATCGGCCACAAGGCGGCAGCCCGCAACTTCGCCGACATCGTCGCCATGGGCGCCCAGCCCAAGGCCTTGCTGGTCGGTCTGGCGAGTCCGCCCGAGCTGGAGCTGAGCTGGTTGGACTCGCTGCTGGCCGGCTTCGCCGAGGAATGCGCCGAAGTCGGCGCCGCGGTGGTCGGCGGCGACGTCAGCGCCGCCGACTCGGTGCTGCTGGCGGTGACCGCGCTGGGGGACCTGCAGGGCCGGGAGCCGGTGCGGCTGTCCGGCGCCAAGCCCGGCAACGTGGTCGCGGTCACCGGCCGGCTGGGCTGGGCGGCCGCCGGTTACGCGGTGCTGTCGCGGGGGTTCCGGTCACCGGTCCAGGTGGTCAACGCACACCGCCGTCCCGAGCCGCCCTACCAGGAGGGCGTCCGGGCCGCCGAGCTCGGAGCGACCGCGATGACCGACGTCTCCGACGGCCTGGTCCAGGACCTGGGCCAGCTGGCCGAGGCCAGCGGCGTGCGGATCGAGCTGCGCCGCGACGCGCTGGAGCCGGCGGCCAAGCTGCGCGACGTCTCCTCGGCGCTGAACACCGACCCGATGATGTGGGTGCTGGGCGGCGGGGACGATTACGCGCTGGTGGCGACCTTTCCCAACGACACCAGGCTGCCCGACTCCTGGAAGGTGATCGGGATGGTCAACGAGGGCTCCGGCGTGCGGGTAGACGGCCTGCGCTGGGCGCACGCCGGTCACCAGCACTTCCGCTGA
- the rpmB gene encoding 50S ribosomal protein L28 produces the protein MASHCDVCGKGPGFGMSVSHSHRRTHRRWNPNVQTVRAIVAPGTRRRVSVCTSCLKAGKVTRG, from the coding sequence GTGGCCAGCCACTGCGATGTCTGCGGCAAGGGGCCCGGCTTCGGCATGTCCGTCTCGCACTCACACCGCCGCACCCACCGCCGGTGGAACCCGAACGTGCAGACCGTCCGGGCGATCGTCGCCCCGGGAACCCGCCGCCGGGTCTCGGTCTGCACCTCCTGCCTGAAGGCCGGCAAGGTCACCCGCGGCTAG